From one Phycodurus eques isolate BA_2022a chromosome 6, UOR_Pequ_1.1, whole genome shotgun sequence genomic stretch:
- the fabp2 gene encoding fatty acid-binding protein, intestinal, which translates to MTFNGTWKVDRNDNYDKFMEQMGINLVKRKLASHDNLKITIEQNGDKFHVKESSNFRTLEIDFTLGVNFDYSLADGTEVSGSWALEGDTMKGTFTRKDNGKQLITTRVVQGDELIQSYSYDGVDAKRIFKRA; encoded by the exons ATGACTTTCAACGGCACCTGGAAAGTGGACCGCAATGACAACTATGACAAGTTCATGGAACAAATGG gTATCAACTTGGTGAAGAGGAAACTGGCCTCCCACGACAACTTGAAAATCACCATCGAGCAGAACGGAGACAAGTTCCACGTGAAGGAGAGCAGCAATTTCCGCACCCTGGAAATCGACTTCACCCTGGGGGTCAACTTCGACTACAGCCTGGCCGACGGCACGGAAGTATCT GGCTCATGGGCGCTGGAGGGCGACACGATGAAGGGCACCTTCACCAGGAAAGACAACGGCAAGCAACTGATAACCACGAGAGTGGTGCAGGGAGATGAGCTCATCCAG AGCTACAGCTATGATGGCGTGGACGCTAAAAGGATTTTCAAGAGGGCTTAG